One Capsicum annuum cultivar UCD-10X-F1 chromosome 2, UCD10Xv1.1, whole genome shotgun sequence genomic window carries:
- the LOC107859107 gene encoding toMV resistance protein Tm-2(GCR236): protein MAEIALTAVINKAIDISSNALFNELSSASSLKENISWIETEMRRMRSYLADAEAKQISSHGVANLINDIQQLAQDVENVLDTYLCEIAYHHEGEWRRQCLKEAARIFSCYGHTAHKLVARVEEIQRKVADIDRARVTYNITDSSSNNKDEIFCTSDQRRSFLHVDESEIIGLEEDCKELEMKLLDDNLDFEVISIIGMGGLGKTTLAKRVYRRVKCHFDCSALVYVFQEPRSKDLLLEVAKQVGLGEDKMEQNLETNLYNFLKEKRYVIFLDDVWSTETWEALSSSFPIFASSTNGSRIIITSRKNDIGRYIGGESSIYNLQPLKPEDSWKLFVKVLLRASKDNKSGIPSNLVGIGKELMKKCGGVPLAIVLTASLLRAKEKSEHDWNRVLKNTHQGHEQDLDQCSKILAFSYKDLPTSLKPCFLYFALFPEDYEIPVFDLINMWAAEKFINRRGESEIEEVGEFYLNDLVARNLIQVSKRRYDGKIKTCRIHNVLHDLCIKVAKGIRFFHSLNDIVGTTSTSCCVEGARRLAVHQRDVDKYLSCHLETPKICALLSFEPIKVPENQKVKDIFPSVGFLRVLNLEILTSPDKYGWSVIGPIGKLIHLSYLRLRGFSDTCLPSSISNLKNLLTLDVRGCDFIRLPTCIWKMEQLRHLQIGALSLFVRFCVGHWGFEESNIMTKHYPIEVNLPNIQTLETMDVCYWNPKWLCKVGPNTRRLAVSGASRETIRVLNNQNNVIFKKLENLRLSNDTTHVISSEKFDMSGYPNLLKMHLDVFFSPSKLPRSEHFPPNLIKLTLVKNRLKENPLQTLNKLPKLKILKLDFDCYIGKTMDCDGGFSQLEILRIRGLDNLEKLMMDEAGMPRLKKVMIDWCKQFKSIPERLQNLRTT from the coding sequence ATGGCTGAAATTGCTCTCACAGCAGTTATCAACAAGGCTATTGACATATCCAGCAATGCACTGTTTAATGAATTGTCTTCAGCCTCGTCCTTGAAGGAAAACATCAGTTGGATTGAAACCGAGATGAGACGCATGAGATCCTACCTAGCGGATGCAGAGGCCAAGCAAATATCAAGTCATGGAGTAGCAAACTTGATAAATGATATCCAACAACTTGCTCAGGATGTCGAAAATGTTCTTGACACTTACCTCTGTGAAATAGCGTATCATCACGAGGGAGAGTGGAGGCGTCAGTGTCTCAAAGAAGCTGCTCGGATTTTCTCATGTTATGGCCACACCGCCCATAAGTTGGTTGCTCGGGTTGAAGAGATCCAGAGAAAAGTTGCAGACATTGATCGTGCCCGGGTGACTTATAACATCACAGATTCAAGCAGCAATAACAAAGATGAAATTTTCTGTACGTCGGATCAAAGAAGATCTTTCCTTCACGTGGATGAATCGGAAATCATTGGTCTAGAGGAAGATTGCAAGGAGTTGGAGATGAAGTTGCTTGATGACAACTTGGATTTTGAAGTGATCTCAATCATTGGTATGGGTGGCTTGGGTAAAACAACACTTGCAAAAAGAGTGTATAGGCGTGTCAAGTGTCATTTTGATTGTTCTGCTTTGGTTTATGTTTTCCAAGAGCCAAGATCGAAAGATTTGTTACTTGAGGTGGCTAAACAGGTGGGACTAGGAGAGGACAAAATGGAGCAGAACCTTGAGACCAACCTCTACAACTTTCTGAAGGAGAAAAGGTATGTAATCTTCCTTGATGACGTTTGGAGTACCGAAACATGGGAAGCTTTATCCTCAAGTTTCCCCATCTTTGCTAGTTCCACAAACGGTAGTCGAATAATCATCACGTCTAGGAAGAATGATATAGGAAGATATATTGGAGGAGAAAGCTCAATTTACAATTTACAACCTTTAAAGCCTGAGGATAGTTGGAAACTCTTCGTAAAAGTTCTGCTGAGGGCATCAAAAGATAATAAGAGTGGGATTCCCTCGAATTTGGTAGGCATAGgcaaagaattgatgaaaaaatgTGGTGGCGTGCCATTAGCCATTGTTTTAACAGCTAGCCTTTTGCGtgcaaaagaaaaaagtgaacatGACTGGAATAGGGTGCTAAAGAACACACATCAAGGTCATGAGCAAGACTTAGATCAGTGTTCCAAGATCTTGGCTTTTAGCTATAAAGACTTGCCCACTTCCTTAAAGCCTTGCTTCCTCTATTTCGCACTTTTCCCAGAGGACTATGAAATTCCAGTGTTCGACTTGATTAACATGTGGGCAGCTGAGAAATTCATAAACCGAAGAGGAGAAAGTGAGATAGAGGAGGTTGGGGAGTTCTACCTAAATGATTTGGTTGCTAGAAACTTGATTCAAGTCTCCAAACGAAGGTACGATGGAAAAATTAAAACTTGTCGTATCCATAACGTGCTTCATGATCTTTGCATCAAAGTAGCAAAGGGCATCAGATTCTTCCATTCTCTTAATGACATTGTAGGCACTACAAGCACCAGTTGTTGCGTTGAGGGAGCTCGTAGACTTGCTGTACATCAAAGGGATGTGGACAAGTACCTTTCTTGTCACCTTGAAACCCCAAAGATATGTGCACTTCTTAGTTTTGAACCCATTAAAGTCCCTGAAAATCAGAAGGTTAAAGATATTTTCCCAAGTGTCGGATTCTTGAGAGTCCtcaatttagaaatcttgacatCCCCTGACAAATATGGATGGTCGGTTATAGGTCCAATTGGGAAGTTGATCCATTTGAGTTACCTTAGATTGAGAGGTTTCTCAGACACTTGCCTTCCTTCAAGTATAAGCAACTTGAAAAACCTACTAACCTTGGATGTACGAGGTTGCGATTTCATTAGACTTCCAACTTGCATTTGGAAGATGGAACAACTTAGACATCTCCAGATAGGTGCCCTGTCTTTGTTTGTTCGATTTTGTGTTGGACATTGGGGTTTCGAAGAATCTAACATCATGACCAAGCACTATCCCATTGAAGTCAATCTCCCAAACATCCAAACATTGGAGACAATGGATGTATGCTACTGGAACCCCAAGTGGTTATGCAAAGTTGGTCCCAACACGAGAAGATTGGCAGTTTCAGGTGCCTCTAGAGAAACCATACGCGTGCTGAACAATCAGAACAACGTTATCTTTAAGAAGCTTGAGAATCTTCGATTGTCTAATGACACTACACATGTCATTTCAAGTGAAAAATTTGATATGTCAGGCTATCCAAATCTTCTTAAAATGCACTTGGATGTTTTCTTCTCACCAAGCAAGTTGCCTAGGTCTGAGCATTTCCCTCCTAATCTCATCAAGCTCACCTTAGTCAAGAATCGGCTAAAAGAGAACCCTTTGCAGACACTGAACAAGTTACCAAAATTGAAGATCCTCAAGCTGGACTTCGATTGCTACATTGGGAAAACTATGGATTGTGATGGTGGCTTCTCTCAACTCGAAATCCTACGGATTAGAGGATTGGATAATCTTGAGAAATTGATGATGGATGAGGCAGGAATGCCTAGGTTAAAAAAAGTGATGATTGATTGGTGTAAACAGTTCAAGAGTATTCCTGAGAGGCTCCAAAACTTGAGGACAACTTGA